A genomic stretch from Schistosoma haematobium chromosome 2, whole genome shotgun sequence includes:
- the R3HCC1L gene encoding Coiled-coil domain-containing protein r3hcc1l (EggNog:ENOG410V85T~COG:A): MSSKKPPKALYVPPALRANKNASEVKKELSFLESPISYASVNEQTDVEQQLKSLTLSDNCIDDDECALKKKLFNKKLSHNDSNSEPVIRLKDFQHILELYNFSKDFQNFHLEAELTGFEDSGFYLKWVDDTHCLAVFSSNDEANRALAQISGLFMKARKINDASLASKLKIARSPGDWTMPYKKRPVTTSSTARRLISNHLGIVPTKIKSPEETMKEEQDKALLREARARAEAIRQAQKSLWEDE, translated from the exons ATGTCATCAAAGAAACCACCCAAAGCATTGTACGTTCCACCAGCTTTAAGAGCAAACAAAAATGCGAGCGAAGTCAAAAAAGAGTTATCCTTTTTAGAATCTCCAATATCATATGCTTCTGTGAATGAACAAACTGATGTAGAACAacaattaaaatcacttacACTTTCTGACAACTGTATTGATGATGACGAATGTGCActcaaaaaaaaactttttaataAAAAGCTGTCACATAATGATAGCAACAGTGAACCAGTCATAAGGTTGAAAGATTTCCAACATATTTTAGAGTTATATAACTTTTCAAAAGACTTTCAAAATTTTCACTTGGAAGCGGAACTCACAGGATTTGAAGATAGTGGATTTTACCTTAAATGGGTCGATGATACTCATTGTTTAGCTGTATTTTCTTCAAATGATGAAGCGAATCGTGCATTGGCTCAAATATCAGGACTTTTCATGAAG GCTCGTAAAATTAATGACGCTTCTTTGGCTAGCAAGTTGAAGATTGCTCGTTCACCTGGTGACTGGACTATGCCCTATAAAAAACGACCAGTTACGACTAGCTCAACAGCTCGAAGATTAATTTCCAATCATTTGGGTATTGTTCCTACTAAAATCAAATCTCCCGAGGAAACTATGAAAGAGGAACAAGATAAAGCTCTTTTACGAGAAGCACGTG CTCGTGCGGAAGCTATTCGTCAGGCACAGAAATCTCTATGGGAAGACGAATAA
- a CDS encoding hypothetical protein (EggNog:ENOG410J5N9~COG:K), whose protein sequence is MDLDCTSNSSVTDSQSNEHTVGSSPTELGYENTIGTPTGVERYSDLYDNRSNKIVAEDPRNNLESSVNESGYSSYCNYSYISTEDAITKLEESEPQFCVNACHSIYTIPYVPENLTNNTCRYVEFTSDNNETVNAVASIVSHGVNSCSYIPVSNMITTVINHNFTPTVTNEFTKIFNYQCDTISTPDISRKNDNQRNFKSDPDTFWISQRDDIYKSVSIRTGHLSNDKQNALDGYVDSGNIPTSTDQQLLQPQACLNNYRVKEDESKESYNSNFPEFAYNLMNTHSQHYTTSDFINVSSQNSVIDCISSYQDSSQNSESVNACVKGPSFYSQTHNVYWPWVDRFYAENCASKLGSVCNSDVATKGLINYTNSFSCNPSFGHSYNSHSLFISGANLPHISEKPNEQSQPSKLSAVNLCTGENMSAFHSIAQISSDYSGASVVAGNIPNLILMNAQSSGDFSAQSADNHKESQEDENSFDHSETSWQPELNSVQCSSRKRLSDKQRKTICVSILNGNQTENSHTPQDEITQNSSTSFDISSLHRENEICLDQSISGNSYSWTSKSDKLKFNSRLRSKRYSDAINLTRNRPLNQTALSVMESWYTNHVDNPYPTTAEKEELAALGGITVIQVSSWFANRRTRTANTKPKKNRRKLYHQIYQLAVEIEALTQGSLRACDLQERIGQIIDEYLT, encoded by the exons ATGGACCTAGATTGTACATCCAACTCCTCAGTTACGGACTCTCAATCAAATGAACATACTGTCGGATCTAGTCCAACAGAATTAGGCTATGAAAATACTATAGGAACACCGACAGGAGTGGAACGTTACTCCGATCTATATGATAACCGATCAAATAAAATTGTGGCAGAAGACCCTAGAAATAATTTGGAGTCGTCAGTCAATGAAAGTGGCTACAGTTCCTATTG TAACTATAGTTACATATCAACTGAAGATGCAATTACTAAACTTGAAGAAAGTGAACCTCAGTTTTGCGTTAATGCATGCCATTCGATTTATACGATTCCATATGTGCCAGAGAACTTAACAAACAACACTTGTCGTTATGTAGAATTTACAAGTGACAACAACGAGACAGTCAACGCAGTAGCATCCATAGTTAGTCATGGTGTGAATTCTTGCAGTTACATCCCTGTTTCTAATATGATTACTACTGTTATCAATCACAATTTTACACCAACAGTTACAAATGAATTCACCAAAATCTTTAACTACCAGTGTGACACAATATCAACCCCAGATATATCAAGGAAGAATGATAATCAAAGAAATTTCAAAAGTGATCCTGATACATTTTGGATTAGTCAGCGTGATGACATTTATAAGTCAGTTAGCATAAGAACAGGTCATCTAtcaaatgataaacaaaatgCATTGGATGGTTACGTAGACAGTGGAAACATTCCTACTTCTACAGACCAACAACTTTTACAGCCACAGGCGTGTTTAAACAATTATCGTGTCAAAGAGGACGAATCCAAAGAGTCGTATAATTCAAATTTTCCTGAATTTGCGTACAACTTAATGAATACACATTCTCAACATTACACAACAAGCGATTTTATTAATGTCAGTTCTCAAAATTCCGTGATAGACTGTATCTCATCATATCAAGATAGTTCTCAGAATTCTGAGAGCGTCAATGCTTGTGTTAAAGGGCCATCGTTTTATTCGCAAACTCATAACGTTTATTGGCCTTGGGTCGACAGATTTTACGCTGAAAATTGCGCTTCAAAATTAGGCTCAGTTTGTAATTCGGATGTTGCTACTAAGGGACTGATAAACTACACAAATTCATTCTCTTGTAATCCAAGCTTTGGTCATTCCTACAATTCACACTCTTTATTCATCAGTGGTGCTAATCTCCCGCACATCAGTGAAAAGCCAAATGAACAGTCTCAGCCTTCGAAACTTTCAGCAGTAAATTTATGTACAGGGGAAAATATGTCTGCTTTTCATTCTATTGCTCAAATATCGAGTGATTACTCCGGGGCATCTGTGGTTGCCGGTAATATACCAAATCTCATTTTAATGAACGCACAAAGCAGTGGTGATTTTTCAGCTCAGTCTGCTGATAATCATAAAGAATCTCAAGAAGATGAGAATAGCTTTGATCATAGTGAAACGTCATGGCAACCAGAACTGAATTCTGTTCAATGTTCATCACGCAAAAGATTGTCAGATAAACAGAGAAAGACTATATGTGTTTCGATTCTCAACGGAAATCAAACGGAAAATTCACATACTCCTCAAGATGAAATTACCCAAAATTCCTCCACATCATTTGATATTTCGAGCCTTCACCGAGAAAATGAAATTTGTTTAGACCAATCAATCTCTGGAAATAGCTATTCATGGACGTCAAAAAGTGATAAACTGAAATTTAATTCCCGCTTAAGATCAAAAAGATATTCTGACGCGATCAATTTAACACGAAATAGACCATTAAATCAAACTGCCTTGAGTGTGATGGAAAGTTGGTATACAAATCATGTAGATAACCCGTATCCTACAACAGCGGAGAAAGAAGAATTAGCAGCACTTGGTGGAATAACAGTCATCCAA GTGAGTTCTTGGTTTGCCAATCGCCGAACACGAACTGCAAACACCAAACCGAAGAAGAATCGAAGAAAGTTGTATCATCAAATTTATCAACTAGCCGTTGAAATTGAAGCATTAACACAGGGATCACTCCGAGCTTGTGATTTGCAAGAACGAATTGGACAaattattgatgaatatttaacgTGA
- the FER1 gene encoding Dysferlin (EggNog:ENOG41KOG2332~COG:P~SECRETED:SignalP(1-19)) → MKIMMWMIVFITWILAVYAPIQIRGEVEDPTALDDQVENGLNDQILTEYEAFYIYDHIASYLSRPEVGLSGFAKFFRESANEELEHARKFSEFVNKRNSKVVLKNILLASSGVPMDFKNIHEVIDTAIRKELQVTAHINELHKLASQMNDAITQDFLDDFLQEQVNSVSKLREMRARLHLDNSAVYLMDKEFR, encoded by the exons ATGAAGATCATGATGTGGATGATAGTATTTATTACTTGGATTCTTGCTGTGTATG CCCCAATTCAAATTCGCGGTGAAGTTGAAGACCCGACTGCTTTAGATGACCAAGTGGAAAATGGATTAAATGATCAAATTCTAACTGAGTATGAGGCTTTTTATATTTATGACCATATC GCGTCTTATCTATCTAGACCAGAGGTTGGATTGTCAGGTTTCGCAAAATTTTTCCGTGAAAGTGCAAACGAAGAATTGGAGCATGCACGTAAATTCAGTGAATTCGTCAATAAACGAAACTCAAAGGTTGTCCTGAAAAATATTTTA CTTGCATCTTCAGGCGTACCAatggattttaaaaatattcatgAAGTAATTGATACAGCAATTAGAAAAGAACTTCAAGTCACTGCACATATCAATGAACTGCATAAATTAGCATCGCAAATGAATGATGCGATT ACACAAGATTTTTTGGACGATTTTCTACAAGAACAGGTGAATTCTGTTAGTAAACTAAGAGAAATGCGTGCTCGACTACATTTGGATAATAGTGCTGTTTACCTGATGGATAAAGAATTTCGTTGA